In Candidatus Hydrogenedentota bacterium, the following are encoded in one genomic region:
- a CDS encoding glycosyltransferase family 2 protein has product MKLSFVIPAFNERDSVRAVAEGILQNTGGHDVQLLFIDDGSTDGTYEELAALRSEHPEVEIVRFRRNLGKSIALAAGFERVSGQLVFTMDADLQDDPQEIPAFLQKLEEGCDVVVGWKKTRRDPWHKVFPSRVYNWLVSHVLDLELHDINCGFKLFRREVVDRLSVYGERHRLLPALARDLGYRIAEVPVHHNPRRFGRSKYGIERFVRGAIDVGTMVFLYRYVNRPIHFFGFLSLMTMFLGLCGIVAGFVLLFFAASPVWTATLLVDGVTLFVGGGLVLGIGLLWELVLHFFVPLNVGMYIVEEPGEAPETARRASKDGVTKRSE; this is encoded by the coding sequence ATGAAGCTGAGCTTTGTCATCCCCGCCTTTAACGAACGTGACTCGGTTCGGGCTGTCGCCGAGGGAATTCTTCAAAACACCGGCGGGCACGATGTACAGCTCCTCTTCATCGACGATGGAAGCACCGACGGCACCTACGAAGAGCTCGCGGCCCTGCGCTCGGAGCACCCCGAGGTCGAAATCGTCCGGTTCCGGCGCAATCTCGGCAAGTCTATCGCGCTTGCCGCGGGCTTTGAACGCGTTTCGGGCCAATTGGTCTTCACCATGGACGCCGATCTTCAGGACGACCCCCAGGAAATCCCCGCCTTCCTCCAGAAACTCGAGGAAGGCTGCGATGTCGTTGTCGGGTGGAAAAAGACCCGGCGCGATCCCTGGCACAAGGTTTTCCCCTCGCGCGTCTACAACTGGCTCGTCTCTCACGTGCTGGACCTCGAGTTGCACGACATCAACTGCGGCTTCAAATTGTTTCGGCGCGAGGTGGTCGACCGCTTGTCGGTCTATGGCGAACGGCACCGTTTGCTTCCCGCGCTGGCGCGTGACCTGGGTTACCGCATCGCGGAAGTGCCGGTACATCACAATCCGCGCCGCTTCGGCCGGTCCAAGTATGGTATCGAGAGGTTTGTGCGCGGCGCCATCGACGTGGGCACCATGGTCTTCTTGTATCGTTACGTGAACCGTCCGATACATTTCTTCGGATTTCTGAGCCTGATGACGATGTTCCTGGGCCTTTGCGGCATTGTCGCGGGATTCGTCTTGCTCTTTTTCGCCGCGTCGCCGGTGTGGACCGCGACACTGCTCGTCGACGGCGTCACGCTGTTTGTGGGCGGGGGGCTGGTGCTCGGCATCGGACTGCTGTGGGAACTTGTCCTGCATTTCTTCGTGCCGCTCAACGTAGGCATGTACATCGTCGAAGAACCGGGCGAGGCGCCCGAGACCGCCCGGCGCGCGAGTAAGGACGGGGTAACAAAGAGGAGCGAGTAG
- a CDS encoding SufD family Fe-S cluster assembly protein, whose protein sequence is MSDAEVVQRLLESVGIKPSHVLADDVARLEVHQNRVVGAHLVPGLEVDTNELDDGIEAHFRFKTGAKIERPVHLCFGMLPERGIQRIILDVEVEDDASVQVLAHCTFPNAVEVEHRMDARIRLAPGAHYSYHERHVHGPGGGVQVIPHASVEVGQGGRFKTDFDLIKGRVGEMDIAYDAVCHAHSVLEMMARVSASGNDKVRIHEKARLVGEAARAALTTNIALRDDARAEVFNTIIADAPRARGHVDCKEIVQGRAVAKAVPIVEVNDPTAHVTHEAAIGSVDSKQLQTLLSRGLTEDQAVDLIIEGMLS, encoded by the coding sequence ATGAGCGACGCCGAAGTGGTCCAACGTTTGCTGGAATCGGTGGGAATCAAACCAAGCCATGTGCTCGCCGATGACGTGGCGCGCCTCGAAGTCCACCAGAACCGCGTCGTCGGCGCGCACCTGGTCCCGGGACTCGAAGTCGACACGAACGAGCTGGACGACGGCATCGAGGCGCACTTCCGGTTCAAAACCGGGGCCAAGATCGAGCGGCCTGTCCATCTCTGTTTTGGCATGTTGCCGGAGAGAGGCATTCAGCGGATCATCCTCGACGTGGAGGTTGAAGACGATGCGTCGGTGCAGGTGCTCGCCCATTGCACCTTCCCCAACGCCGTCGAGGTCGAACACCGCATGGATGCGCGCATCCGCCTCGCTCCCGGGGCGCACTACTCCTATCACGAGCGGCACGTCCACGGTCCGGGCGGCGGCGTCCAGGTGATTCCGCACGCCTCGGTCGAAGTCGGCCAGGGCGGGCGGTTCAAAACCGATTTCGATCTCATCAAGGGACGCGTCGGCGAGATGGACATCGCCTACGACGCTGTCTGCCATGCCCACAGCGTGCTCGAAATGATGGCGCGGGTGAGCGCGAGCGGCAACGACAAGGTGCGCATTCATGAGAAAGCGCGGCTCGTGGGCGAGGCCGCCCGGGCCGCGCTCACGACAAACATCGCCCTGCGCGACGACGCTCGAGCCGAGGTGTTCAACACCATCATCGCCGATGCGCCCCGCGCGCGGGGCCACGTGGACTGCAAAGAGATCGTCCAGGGCCGCGCCGTAGCCAAGGCGGTCCCGATCGTCGAGGTGAACGATCCTACCGCCCACGTCACGCACGAAGCGGCCATTGGAAGCGTGGATTCCAAGCAGTTGCAGACCCTGTTGTCGCGCGGTCTCACCGAAGACCAGGCGGTCGACCTGATCATCGAAGGCATGCTGAGCTAA